One genomic window of Quercus lobata isolate SW786 chromosome 9, ValleyOak3.0 Primary Assembly, whole genome shotgun sequence includes the following:
- the LOC115961413 gene encoding uncharacterized protein LOC115961413, whose product MAINHRPSIFVVTETKVGGDRAAKIIEGLPFDGFITTNTIGYAGGLWILWKSEEVEILPLSSTEQEIHTTVKVRSSNFTWLMSVIYASPRLAERRILWNNLITIAHLHNLPWLMLGDFIEVLCGDDKFGGNHVNLNRALEFKNCLDECNMLDLGFVGPKYTWTNRRPISNLILERID is encoded by the coding sequence atggCAATCAACCATAGACCTTCCATTTTTGTGGTGACAGAAACGAAAGTGGGAGGAGACAGAGCAGCTAAAATCATTGAAGGGCTGCCTTTTGATGGGTTTATTACCACAAACACAATCGGATATGCTGGGGGTTTGTGGATTCTCTGGAAATCAGAAGAGGTGGAGATTCTTCCTTTATCATCCACAGAACAGGAGATACACACTACAGTTAAGGTGCGTTCCTCCAATTTTACCTGGCTTATGTCTGTtatttatgctagtcctaggtTGGCTGAAAGGAGAATTCTTTGGAATAATTTAATTACTATTGCTCATCTCCATAATTTACCTTGGCTCATGTTAGGAGATTTTATCGAAGTGCTGTGTGGGGATGACAAGTTTGGTGGTAACCATGTGAATTTGAATAGAGCCTTAGAGTTCAAAAATTGTTTAGATGAGTGTAATATGCTGGATTTGGGCTTTGTGGGCCCAAAGTATACGTGGACCAATCGTAGACCCATCTCTAATTTGATATTAGAAAGAATAGATTGA